A genomic stretch from Strongyloides ratti genome assembly S_ratti_ED321, chromosome : 1 includes:
- a CDS encoding Protein argonaute-2, which produces MDSELMSEGCIATQLHKLTISQGTIWYRYNCKVEVLFPNSNKTRDLTYVNSEGPSSPIAALEKRNACRFAVSKAHELSGNFGNDQLFYAYDGVKNLITNHPLNIDEFVMEKEKLGIQFKSIFKNGSVRILFEKTPRFHEIDLSSYVDCYGEEEFNVIIGCLDLITTQQALNDKSAGGGGYVQLNGGKSLTESTSSSEYENLRVGPGRIIIGGFTKNIKFVNIDGPCFGLSIDASKNVYYKSEPLDKIIKDEIFRGNVPSSLREFNNGINDSNIKGVYVETMHRKNGDIFKFRHDLHNHSANDTFIDMKDGSRKSIAEYFSDRFNITLKYPEWPLFVHKIKRTIKKDEAKEVIEEVNFYPLEVLKIVCGQKVPINKMDPASASAQQRVNTSGPFERKGSTNNQLYNLGITSINNLFTKFGISVSKSSCYVTCDQPENPKVLVRENHAVRIENGRIKNENKPVVHSCSESMSLVIVHNERCSSHTINGFAQRYVDRCKENKIHFNRPSIYSCNTDVDNGINEDGLLKHFSSSIEKCSGKPYLILIDDKKIKKSHTVLKVFEQKNDVITQHITFEIASKCQNQIVTLDNVVRKTNSKLGGLNFHVYMGDTKYENFNIDNKDTLYIGLDLSLTVPGTIKQDLSTSVGGWCANLGERFGQYCGDYWYQDKKKDEPFIIEKKSLEDIFTRILERCRENSRNPPSKIIFFRCGLNEEQFKKSIENEFNVLIEMKSLIGTIFGSKSVNTNFTYVFVCKQDNSRFYSIQNNGCVDNVSPGTFISKEFSLGENIRMYSKTNPSCLGTAKLPLYYMAYDENKNEDKFTVEKFEKVINMLCYTYDIIPSAISIPGPAYIAGQFVKRGSNNLIGFSKTNLAPFQEVDYASYSSTVNYSNKALGKIRFNA; this is translated from the exons ATGGACTCAGAATT aatGTCTGAAGGTTGCATTGCTACACAATTACATAAGCTTACAATTAGTCAAGGAACAATATGGTATCGTTACAATTGTAAAGTTGAAGTTTTATTTCCAAATAGTAACAAAACAAGAGATTTAACATATGTTAATTCTGAAGGTCCTag TTCACCGATTGCAGCACTTGAGAAAAGAAATGCCTGTAGATTTGCTGTAAGTAAAGCTCATGAATTAAGTGGTAATTTTGGAAATGACCAACTTTTCTATGCTTATGATGGAgtgaaaaatttgataacAAATCATCCTTTAAATATTGATGAATTTGTTATGgagaaagaaaaattagGTATTCAATTCAAAAGTATTTTCAAGAACGGTAGTGTTAGAATCCTTTTTGAAAAAACACCCCGTTTTCACGAGATTGATCTATCCAGTTATGTTGATTGCTATGGAGAAGAAgaatttaatgttataattgGTTGCTTGGATTTAATTACTACACAACAAGCTCTAAATGACAAAAGTGCTGGAGGAGGTGGATATGTTCAATTGAATGGTGGGAAGTCATTAACTGAATCAACATCATCTTCGgaatatgaaaatttaagAGTAGGCCCTGGTAGGATAATAATTGGTggatttacaaaaaatattaagtttGTAAATATTGATGGACCATGTTTTGGACTTTCTATTGATGCTTCAAAAAATGTGTACTACAAATCTGAACCTCTGGACAAGATTATTAAAGATGAAATCTTTAGAGGAAATGTACCAAGTTCATTAAGGGAATTTAATAATGGAATTAATGATAGTAATATTAAAGGTGTCTATGTTGAAACGATGCATAGAAAGAATGGTGATATCTTTAAATTTCGACATGATCTTCATAATCATAGTGCAAATGATACTTTTATTGACATGAAAGATGGTTCTCGGAAGTCGATTGCTGAATATTTTTCTGATAgatttaatataacattgAAATATCCAGAATGGCCTCTATTTGTTCATAAAATTAAGAGgactattaaaaaagatgaagCAAAGGAAGTTATTGAAGAGGTTAACTTTTATCCATTAGAAGTCTTGAAGATTGTTTGTGGACAGAAAGTACCAATTAATAAGATGGATCCAGCTTCTGCATCAGCACAACAACGTGTCAACACTAGTGGTCCATTTGAAAGAAAAGGAAGTACTAATAATCAATTATATAATCTTGGTATTACCAGTATAAACAATCTTTTTACTAAGTTTGGTATAAGCGTGTCTAAATCATCATGTTATGTTACTTGTGATCAACCAGAAAATCCAAAAGTTTTAGTTCGTGAAAACCATGCTGTTCGTATTGAAAACGGAAGAATTAAGAATGAGAATAAACCTGTAGTCCATAGTTGCTCTGAATCAATGAGTCTTGTTATTGTTCACAATGAAAGATGTAGCAGTCACACTATTAATGGATTTGCTCAAAGATATGTAGATAGATGCAAAGAAAATAAGATTCATTTCAACAGACCTTCAATTTATTCTTGTAATACTGATGTTGACAATGGAATTAATGAAGATGGTCtgttaaaacattttagTAGTTCTATTGAAAAGTGTTCAGGAAAACcgtatttaattttgattgatgataagaaaataaaaaaaagtcatACAGTTCTTAAAGTTTTTGAGCAAAAAAATGATGTTATTACACAGCATATTACTTTTGAAATTGCTTCTAAATGCCAAAATCAAATTGTAACATTAGATAATGTTGTAAGAAAAACAAATTCTAAACTTGGAGGTCTCAACTTTCATGTTTATATGGGTGATACAAAATAcgaaaattttaacattgaTAACAAGGATACTCTTTACATTGGTCTTGATTTGTCACTTACTGTTCCTGGAACAATAAAACAAGATTTATCTACTTCTGTTGGAGGATGGTGTGCCAATTTAGGAGAAAGATTTGGACAATATTGTGGTGATTATTGGTATCAAGATAAGAAAAAAGACGAACCATTTATTATCGAAAAGAAATCTTTAGAAGATATTTTTACAAGAATTTTAGAAAGATGTCGAGAAAACTCACGAAATCCACcttcaaaaattatctttttccGTTGTGGTTTGAATGAGGAGCAGTTTAAAAAGTCGATTGAAAATGAGTTTAATGTGCTTATTGAAATGAAGTCGTTAATTGGTACTATTTTTGGTAGTAAATCAGTTAACACCAACTTTACTTACGTATTTGTTTGTAAACAAGATAATTCACGTTTTTATTCTATTCAAAATAATGGATGTGTTGACAATGTTTCTCCTGGAACTTTTATATCCAAAGAATTTAGTCTTGGTGAAAATATTAGAATGTATTCGAAAACAAACCCATCTTGTTTAGGAACAGCAAAACTTCCACTTTACTATATGGCTtatgatgaaaataaaaatgaggATAAATTTACTGTTGAGAAATttgaaaaagttattaatatgTTATGTTATACATATGATATTATTCCTTCTGCTATTTCAATTCCTGGTCCAGCATACATTGCTGGTCAATTTGTCAAGAGAGgaagtaataatttaattggCTTCTCCAAAACAAATCTTGCCCCATTTCAAGAAGTTGACTACGCTTCTTATTCATCTACTGTCAATTATTCAAATAAGGCACTTGGAAAAATAAGATTCAATGCTTGa
- a CDS encoding Transmembrane protein 138, with translation MLFIIQNVCTVMGIIVLVISFVSTFIFQAGLIKYLIVKFKNVIIISIIYLAVSITTHTITLRSRWYNKEKFIWSYELLSLYVIHRTVAIFYYYSYKKAALILGDPKFYNDNSWLRDKIRYDS, from the exons atgttatttat aattCAGAATGTGTGCACAGTTATGGGTATAATTGTTCTTGTTATTAGTTTTGTTTCAACATTCATCTTTCAAGCAggattaattaaatatttgattgttaaatttaaaaatgttataataatatcaataatatatttagcTGTATCAATTACAACGCATACAATAACACTa agATCTCGTTGGTATAACAAAGAAAAGTTTATATGGAGTTATGAATTACTTTCATTATACGTCATTCATAGAACAGTcgcaattttttattattatagttataaaaaagcAGCTCTCATTTTAGGAGAtccaaaattttataatgataatagtTGGTTAAGAGATAAAATAAGATATGATTCATGA
- a CDS encoding Usherin produces the protein MFFEDLDGCKECDCDIGGSLSSQCDIITGQCLCKEHFTGRRCDIPEDSFYCPQIDYYTFEGEKGIRSGKESTLEYREEVNKNSYQKWSGTGYVRVKEGSEINFDIGKVYKTLLYNIIIRYDSERNHIGWENVEIILSRPNTINNNIINNQCKNYNIENDFMITRLRENHIYEEVNPSICLEEGIDYQLKIIFGERKTNYPDRSTSILIDSIIIIPKLDQLDIFNNPKNGIYNLQQYNLNYCRHLILLLTDSNDIPEICYSYTCSIAGSMINKALQCDCDKTGSKSSLCNNIGGQCLCKKNVIGRRCDECSEGTYGFNPNGCSACDCDSIGSLHNLCDKETGQCLCNANEITGRQCNECYEGSWNFPNCQLCSCNSHSNICDQKNGICMNCNNNTAGRYCDRCEDGYYGDPRIEVNIPCKACMCPNHSDSGNYNAISCTFDYISGGMNALCECKKGYIGTFCDECDKNYWGNPKEIGGLCEKCECNGNVDPTVENNCDKKTGECIKCLYHTTGKNCELCENGYFGNGAERNCTQCQCNIYGSIKNNNEICNSMTGKCSCLPNVIGDKCDSCAENYYNLQSGDGCLKCDCDPTGVILDNDGKPQMSCNVFNGQCQCKEGRGGRKCSECTDYFWGNPLTDQCIECNCNRIGSAHGQCNREDGTCQCRAGYGNVTCDSCARGYTGTFPYCNSCGECFKNWDEILKNLSIEMETLMEREKKFEEYGFSSTYDSKFNIIENKINEIKNVLKRNNITEEEMSKLNYGGILFGEKIQKLNQRVKGVKDIVENMDKEKDFAEEHKDMLEEKLELLNTDIENFVEKSELLKIHDVTYAYNSTRESFKKSENAKKSVDNNIHLFNEVEKNLYDSIGLLRNHRNDFEQLFSENNNILQNMKNDILLLQEKSPKINQMICGGTTDSLDCDVICGGPTNICPFCGGEACKNGIVTKIENSLTYSHEAMEKAKDIESKLYEDLSKIRSVENVVKKIHEDTSDYLNLVTKYENDLYDNGTKLELTLKEIEDFFNKDKITQENITNVINEIDNLKINTDRDSAYKLSVDIYYALRNITNATEIINEAINKKKIALDILEKSKKSFMLSSNVLEKSEAAKEYIKNATSHLINVENTLQYFFDNITESKKNFNEAVIYGSDAETLLTELNDRKKSMNENLNYIKVQKLMTNITKQASLDKNKKTEELIKDIKLTSFDLKNDIVKANNIIYEKSRYGCGSLLERAVPLRERAIKFIEKASTTRKEINELENEILDTENYIENIIKEIETETIIIEKSINSYMEIEELYENCD, from the exons ATGTTTTT TGAAGATTTAGATGGTTGTAAAGAATGTGATTGTGATATTGGTGGTTCATTATCATCACAATGTGATATTATTACTGGACAATGTTTATGTAAAGAACATTTTACTGGTAGAAGATGTGATATACCAGAAGATTCATTTTATTGTCCACAAATTGATTATTATACATTTGAGGGAGAAAAAGGAATTAGAAGTGGAAAAGAAAGTACATTAGAATATCGTGAAgaggtaaataaaaattcatatcAAAAATGGAGTGGTACAGGTTATGTAAGAGTAAAAGAAGGTtcagaaataaattttgatataggaaaagtttataaaacattactatacaatataattattcGTTATGACTCAGAAAGAAATCATATTGGTTGGGAGAAtgttgaaattattttaagtagacctaatactattaataataatattattaataatcaatgtaaaaattataatattgagAATGATTTTATGATAACAAGATTAAGAGAAAATCATATATATGAAGAAGTTAATCCAAGTATATGTTTAGAAGAAGGTATtgattatcaattaaaaattatttttggtgAAAGAAAAACTAATTATCCTGATAGAAGTACATCTATATTAATTGattcaattattataattccAAAATTAGATCaattagatatttttaataatccaAAAAATGGTATCTATAATTTGCAACAATATAACTTAAATTATTGTCGTcatcttattttattattaactgATTCTAATGATATACCAGAAATATGTTATAGTTATACATGTTCAATTGCTGGTTCAATGATTAATAAAGCTTTACAATGTGATTGTGATAAAACTGGTTCTAAATCATCattatgtaataatattGGTGGTCAAtgtttatgtaaaaaaaatgttattggTAGAAGATGTGATGAATGTAGTGAAGGAACATATGGATTTAATCCAAATGGTTGTAGTGCATGTGATTGTGATAGTATTGGAAGTTTACATAATCTTTGTGATAAAGAAACAGGGCAATGTTTATGTAATGCAAATGAAATAACAGGAAGACAATGTAATGAATGTTATGAAGGTAGTTGGAATTTTCCAAATTGTCAATTATGTTCATGTAATAGTCATTCTAATATTTGTGATCAAAAAAATGGAATATGTATgaattgtaataataatactgcTGGAAGATATTGTGATAGATGTGAAGATGGTTATTATGGTGATCCAAGAATTGAAGTAAATATACCATGTAAAGCTTGTATGTGTCCAAATCATTCTGATTCAGGAAATTATAATGCTATATCATGTACATTTGATTATATATCAGGTGGAATGAATGCATTATGTGAATGTAAAAAAGGATATATTGGAACTTTTTGTGATGAatgtgataaaaattattgggGAAATCCAAAAGAAATTGGTGGTTTATGTGAAAAATGTGAATGTAATGGTAATGTTGATCCAACTGTTGAAAATAATTGTGATAAGAAAACAGGAGAAtgtataaaatgtttatatcaTACAACTGGTAAAAATTGTGAATTATGTGAAAATGGATATTTTGGTAATGGTGCTGAAAGAAACTGTACTCAATGTCAATGTAATATTTATggaagtataaaaaataataatgaaatttgtAATTCAATGACTGGAAAATGTTCATGTTTACCAAATGTTATTGGTGATAAATGTGATTCTTGTGctgaaaattattataatcttCAAAGTGGTGATGGATGTTTAAAATGTGATTGTGATCCAACTGGAGTTATTTTAGATAATGATGGAAAACCACAAATGAGTTGTAATGTATTTAATGGGCAATGCCAATGTAAAGAAGGTAGAGGTGGTAGAAAATGTTCTGAATGTACAGACTATTTTTGGGGAAATCCTTTAACAGATCAATGTATAGAATGTAACTGTAATAGAATAGGAAGTGCTCATGGTCAATGTAATAGAGAAGATGGAACATGTCAATGTAGAGCAGGATATGGAAATGTTACATGTGATTCATGTGCACGTGGATATACAGGAACTTTTCCATATTGCAATTCATGTGGagaatgttttaaaaattgggatgaaatattgaaaaatctAAGTATTGAAATGGAAACTTTAATggaaagagaaaaaaaatttgaagaaTATGGATTTTCATCAACTTATGATTccaaatttaatattattgaaaataaaataaatgaaatcaaaaatgtattaaaaagaaataatataacagAAGAAGAAATGTCAAAACTTAATTATGGTGGAATATTGTTTGGagaaaaaattcaaaaattaaatcaaagAGTTAAGGGTGTCAAAGATATCGTTGAAAACATggataaagaaaaagattttgCCGAAGAACATAAAGATATGTTGGAAGAAAaattagaattattaaacactgatattgaaaattttgttgaaaaaagtgagttattaaaaattcatgaTGTAACTTACGCTTACAATTCAACAAGagaaagttttaaaaaatctgaAAATGCTAAGAAAAGtgttgataataatattcatttatttaatgaagttgaaaaaaatttgtatgaTTCAATTGGATTACTAAGAAATCACAGAAATGATTTTGAACAACTGTTtagtgaaaataataatattcttcaaaatatgaaaaatgatattttattgcTACAAGAAAAAAGCccaaaaataaatcaaatgaTTTGTGGTGGAACGACAGATTCATTAGATTGTGATGTTATTTGTGGTGGTCCAACTAATATATGCCCATTTTGTGGAGGTGAAGCATGTAAAAATGGTATTGTTacaaaaatagaaaattctTTAACATATTCTCATGAAGCTATGGAGAAGGCAAAAGATATAGAAAGTAAATTATATGAAGATTTAAGTAAAATAAGAAGTGTTGAAAatgttgttaaaaaaatacatgaAGATACATCTGATTATCTTAATTTAGTaacaaaatatgaaaatgatttatatgataatggTACAAAACTTGAACTtacattaaaagaaattgaagatttttttaacaaagataaaataactcaagaaaatattacaaatgtaataaatgagattgacaatttaaaaataaatactgaTCGTGATAGTGCTTATAAACTATCAGTTGATATATATTACGCACTTAGAAATATAACAAATGCAacagaaataataaatgaagcaattaataaaaagaaaattgcATTAGATATACtagaaaaatcaaaaaaaagttttatgtTAAGTTCAAATGTTTTAGAAAAATCTGAAGCAGctaaagaatatataaaaaatgcaacatcacatttaataaatgttgaaaatacattacaatatttttttgataacataacagaaagtaaaaaaaattttaatgaagcAGTAATTTATGGAAGTGATGCTGAAACTTTATTAACAGAATTGAATGACAGAAAAAAGAGTATGAATGAAAATttgaattatataaaagtgcAAAAATTAATGACAAATATAACTAAACAAGCATCATTAGATAAAAACAAGAAGACAGAAGAAttaattaaagatattaaattGACATCTTTTGAtctaaaaaatgatattgtcaaggcaaataatataatatatgaaaaatctCGTTATGGTTGTGGTAGTCTTCTTGAAAGAGCAGTTCCCTTAAGAGAAAGagcaattaaatttatagaGAAAGCATCAACCACAAGAAAAGAGATAAATGAATTAGAGAATGAAATTTTGGATACtgaaaattatattgaaaatattataaaagaaatagaaaCAGAGacaattattattgaaaaaagtataaattctTACATGGAAATTGAGGAACTTTATGAAAATTGTGATTAG
- a CDS encoding Rac GTPase-activating protein 1 — translation MDSKNSCHLINSFNLLLGEMDELVNGSDIVYHELLELFKKLFSKYQTLEQTNQMLQIKLKLKEKSVVAIGKKLLTKDVQLTDSCNEVRILEIRKKELETKIEKLFEIVNLLKITSNTNTISSSISLEHSSILQKEIKSNKNSSSRRRASINCVNVSILSSDICTDNLNSITSQLHSSQNVTSEVDKANSSESPVNFPKESYMSFDNKVIHNFNSTNRVSISCVQKYPPYNYKSKGKMTLFDISPQYSPMIPYIIISCIEGLEKFHLETEELYQLPILYKEVSELYNNFLYSKSIPALEFINPSTIIGCLQKFLRAISDPIIPHVLWIEFDSAIKTLNVDNLISVIKLLPEPNLQTLAYLCLHWIKVSEKCYSNKKLAIYNIADIFGPTIVGFNTSPGIITSSQMKKEMESQKLIILGFLQLSNTFWEQFLPKEINHVVYN, via the exons ATGGATTCAAAGAATAGTTGCCATTTAATTAACTCATTCAATCTACTGTTAGGAGAAATGGATGAATTAGTTAACGGCAGTGACATTG TATATCATGAATTActtgaattatttaaaaaattattttctaaatatcaAACATTAGAACAAACGAATCAAATGTTacagataaaattaaaattgaaagaaaaaagtgTAGTAGCAattggaaaaaaattattaactaaAGATGTACAATTGACAGATTCATGCAACGAAGTTCGAATTCTTGAAATACGAAAGAAAGAATTAGAAACAAAGATTGAGAAACTTTTTGAAATTGTTAATCTTTTGAAGATCACGTCTAATACAAATACTATTAGTTCATCCATATCATTGGAACATTCATCAATACttcaaaaagaaataaagaGTAATAAGAATTCATCATCAAGGAGAAGAGCATCCATAAATTGTGTTAATGTGTCTATTTTATCGAGTGATATCTGTACAGACAACTTGAATTCTATAACATCACAATTGCATTCTTCCCAAAATGTCACTTCTGAAGTAGACAAAGCAAATAGTTCTGAATCACCTGTTAATTTCCCAAAAGAATCTTATATgtcttttgataataaagttattcataattttaatagtacCAATAGAGTTTCAATATCATGTGTTCAAAAATATCCACCTTACAACTATAAATCTAAAGGAAAAATGACTCTTTTTGACATTTCTCCACAATATTCTCCAATGATtccatatattattattagttgTATAGAAGGATTGGAGAAATTTCATCTTGAAACTGAAGAATTATATCAACTaccaatattatataaagagGTATCAGAActttataataactttttatactCAAAGTCTATACCAGCATTAGAATTTATAAATCCTTCAACAATAATTGGATGTCTTCAAAAATTTCTTAGAGCAATCAGTGATCCCATTATACCACATGTTTTATGGATAGAATTTGATTCAGCTATCAAAACATTAAATGTGGATAATCTAATTTCTGTTATTAAACTTCTTCCTGAACCAAATCTTCAAACATTAGCTTATTTATGCCTTCATTGGATAAAAGTTTCAGAGAAATgttattcaaataaaaaattagctatttataatattgctGATATATTTGGACCAACAATTGTAGGATTTAATACATCACCAGGAATAATTACATCAAGtcaaatgaaaaaagaaatggaATCACAAAAACTTATAATTCTTGGATTTCTCCAATTATCCAATACTTTTTGGGAACAATTTTTACCAAAAGAAATTAACCATGTTGTatataactaa
- a CDS encoding Zinc finger, RING-type domain and Macro domain and Zinc finger, RING/FYVE/PHD-type domain-containing protein: protein MSFKFRNVDIYFEVGDIFTSNVDAICISTNSKLDLNVGAGKALHRKVGNTLNSVIFDEKKKITQSTGIVVIDGGEILDNKKIMFAIIRGTDIGLLYDVYEKIFEKAIQEQFKTIALTAIGAGNLHVPLSFASTCAFTAINRFDNFGSLEKIYFKDINERTIKTYQRSFQRLFGSSGNNISNELDEDDEEDTGEVENIESTSMTILTEDDRSKLEEDDKCAICLSNFFESTECAVKLRLCRHIFHQDCINEAFKMRPRCPLCLKIYVTAMGPQPRGGSMVSRIVSGRVPGFPDANGFIEIRYKIPSGMQSEQHIRPGLPYLGVTRIAYLPNTEEGAKCLKLLEIAFKMRLTFTVSDSLTTRKRNVCVWNGIHHKTSKEGGPFGYPDSGYLTRLQYELRDLGITEEFLEQ from the exons ATGtcatttaaatttagaaatgttgatatttattttgaagtTGGTGATATTTTTACTAGTAATGTTGATGCTATTTGTATATCCACAAATTCAAAACTTGACTTAAATGTTGGAGCTGGTAAAGCATTACATCGAAAAGTTGGAAATACACTGAATTCTGTTATTTTTGAtgagaaaaagaaaataacaCAATCAACAGGAATTGTTGTTATTGATGGTGGTGAGATACTTGATAACAAAAAGATTATGTTTGCCATAATAAGAGGTACTGATATTGGACTTCTTTACGATGTTTATgagaaaatttttgaaaaagcTATTCAAGAACAGTTTAAAACTATTGCATTAACTGCTATTGGTGCAGGTAATTTACATGTTCCATTATCATTTGCCTCAACATGTGCCTTTACGGCCATAAATCgttttgataattttggaagtttagaaaaaatatattttaaagatataaatgaAAGAACAATAAAAACATATCAAAGAAGTTTTCAAAGATTATTTGGAAGTAGtggaaataatatttctaacgAATTAGATGAAGATGATGAGGAAGATACAGGTGAAGTAGAAAATATTGAATCAACAAGTATGACCATTTTAACGGAAGATGATAGAAGTAAATTAGAAGAAGATGATAAGTGTGCAATTTGTTtgtcaaatttttttgaatcaaCTGAATGTGCCGTTAAATTAAGATTATGTAGGCATATATTTCACCAGGACTGTATTAATGAGGCTTTTAAAATGAGACCACGATGTCCATtgtgtttaaaaatttatgttacAGCAATGGGACCACAACCACGTGGTGGAAGTATGGTTTCAAGAATTGTAAGTGGACGAGTACCTGGTTTTCCAGATGCTAATGGTTTTATAGAGATACGATATAAAATACCTAGTGGTATGCAAAGT GAACAACATATACGTCCAGGATTACCTTATCTTGGTGTTACTAGAATTGCTTATCTTCCAAATACTGAGGAAGGAGCAAAATGTTtgaaattattagaaattgCCTTCAAAATGAGACTAACATTTACTGTTTCTGATTCTCTTACAACCAGAAAAAGAAATGTATGTGTATGGAATGGAATTCACCACAAAACATCAAAAGAAGGTGGACCTTTCGGATATCCTGACTCAGGTTATCTAACACGTCTCCAATATGAATTGAGAGACTTGGGAATTACAGAAGAATTTCTTGAACAATAA
- a CDS encoding Iron-sulfur cluster co-chaperone protein HscB, mitochondrial, producing MFRSTNSKCSRIIFSRYKKCWKCHSETEDTTFCNSCDIIQKPNENLCPFQRLKMKKSFNVNEKELKTNLMQLQSKVHPDKFGYKSDEEKVLSDKHSALLNDAYKTISNPILRAEYLLNDFKSKEYDSMSNNELLMEMMSLNEDISEIVDDEKLHNKKDQMEAEEKKIIEEIDKAFQNSDIPEAKKLITRLKFVTSAKNHILKRLKLY from the exons atgtttaGATCTACAAATTCAAAATGCTCAAG aattattttttctcgTTATAAAAAGTGTTGGAAATGTCATTCAGAAACAGAAGACACGACGTTTTGCAATAGTTGTGACATTATCCAAAAGccaaatgaaaatttatgcCCATTTCAAcgattaaaaatgaaaaagtcttttaatgttaatgaaaaagaattaaaaacaaatctAATGCAATTGCAATCTAAAGTTCATCCAGATAAATTTGGTTATAAAAGTGATGAAGAAAAAGTACTTTCAGATAAACATTCTGCTTTATTAAACGATGCTTACAAAACAATTTCAAATCCTATTTTGAGGGCtgaatatttgttaaatgaTTTCAAGTCAAAAGAATAtg aTTCAATGTCAAATAATGAATTGCTAATGGAGATGATGAGTTTAAATGAAGATATATCAGAAATTGTCGATGATGAAAAgttacataataaaaaagatcaAATGGAAGCGgaagaaaagaaaattattgaaGAAATTGATAAAGCTTTTCAAAATAGCGATATTCCTGAagctaaaaaattaataacacGTTTAAAATTTGTCACGAGTGcaaaaaatcatattttgaAACGTTTGAAGCTATATTAG